One genomic region from Cyanobium usitatum str. Tous encodes:
- the ribBA gene encoding bifunctional 3,4-dihydroxy-2-butanone-4-phosphate synthase/GTP cyclohydrolase II yields MAFDSVADGLAAIRNGESIVVVDDENRENEGDLICAAQFATPEQINFMATEARGLICLAMEGERLDALDLPLMVDRNTDSNQTAFTVSVDAGPENGVSTGISADDRARTIQVAIHPHTRPADLRRPGHIFPLRAKQGGVLKRAGHTEAAVDLARLSGLYPAGVICEIQNSDGSMARLPQLAAYAKRHGLRLISIAELISYRLDTERFVQRQAEAAMPSAFGDFRAIGYRNELDGSEHVAIIKGQPQLAKEPVLVRVHSECLTGDAFGSLRCDCRPQLEAALRMIEAAGVGVVVYLRQEGRGIGLINKLKAYSLQDTGLDTVEANERLGFAADLRNYGVGAQILSDLGIQRLRLITNNPRKIAGLGGYGLQVEDRVPLVMDAGSHNAAYLQTKRIKLGHLMGDGPSCPIGGPTAVLAWHGQAATSGQLEQLQLWALKQGLQVEREEHPRLLALLDQPQLALLLSGLDHAGSGVGAVAAALVLMGGWPKTERLSLLLAPDGQRSSHPSADLESEQRPLADLGTDLIVQPGAFLIWR; encoded by the coding sequence ATCGCCTTTGACTCAGTTGCCGATGGTCTCGCCGCGATCCGCAACGGCGAATCAATCGTGGTGGTAGACGATGAAAATCGGGAAAATGAAGGCGATCTGATCTGCGCCGCGCAGTTTGCAACGCCCGAGCAGATCAACTTCATGGCCACCGAAGCCCGGGGCCTGATCTGCCTGGCCATGGAGGGTGAACGACTCGATGCCCTGGATCTGCCGCTGATGGTGGATCGCAACACCGACAGCAACCAGACCGCCTTCACGGTGAGCGTCGATGCGGGCCCAGAAAACGGCGTCAGCACGGGAATTTCCGCCGACGATCGCGCCCGCACCATCCAGGTGGCGATCCACCCCCACACCCGTCCGGCCGACCTGCGCCGGCCAGGCCACATCTTTCCGCTGCGGGCCAAGCAAGGCGGCGTACTGAAGCGCGCTGGACACACCGAGGCCGCCGTTGATCTGGCCCGGCTTTCGGGCCTCTATCCCGCCGGGGTGATCTGCGAAATTCAAAACAGCGACGGCTCCATGGCCCGGCTACCCCAGCTGGCTGCCTACGCCAAACGCCACGGATTACGCCTGATCAGCATTGCCGAACTGATCAGCTACCGCCTCGATACCGAGCGCTTCGTGCAGCGCCAGGCGGAAGCGGCCATGCCCAGCGCCTTCGGCGACTTCCGCGCCATCGGCTACCGCAACGAACTCGATGGCAGCGAGCACGTTGCCATCATCAAAGGCCAACCGCAGCTGGCTAAGGAGCCGGTGCTGGTGCGGGTGCACAGCGAGTGCCTCACAGGAGATGCCTTTGGTTCGCTGCGCTGCGACTGCCGGCCCCAGCTGGAAGCTGCCCTGCGCATGATCGAAGCCGCCGGCGTTGGGGTGGTGGTGTATCTGCGCCAGGAGGGCCGCGGCATTGGCCTGATCAACAAGCTCAAGGCCTACTCCCTGCAGGACACCGGCCTCGACACGGTAGAAGCCAATGAACGCCTTGGCTTTGCTGCCGATCTGCGCAACTACGGGGTTGGCGCTCAAATTCTCAGCGACCTAGGCATCCAGCGCCTGCGCCTGATCACCAACAACCCGCGCAAAATCGCAGGCCTCGGTGGTTATGGCCTGCAGGTCGAAGACCGGGTGCCGCTGGTGATGGATGCCGGCAGCCACAACGCCGCCTACCTCCAAACCAAGCGCATCAAACTTGGCCACCTGATGGGTGATGGTCCCTCCTGCCCGATCGGCGGACCCACGGCAGTGCTGGCCTGGCACGGCCAGGCGGCTACCAGCGGTCAGCTGGAGCAGCTGCAGCTTTGGGCCCTGAAGCAGGGGCTGCAGGTGGAGCGAGAGGAGCATCCAAGGCTGCTGGCCCTGCTCGACCAGCCCCAGCTGGCATTGCTACTCAGTGGCCTCGACCATGCCGGCAGTGGAGTGGGGGCCGTTGCTGCCGCGCTGGTGCTGATGGGCGGCTGGCCCAAAACCGAACGGCTGAGCCTGCTATTAGCCCCTGATGGCCAACGCAGCAGTCACCCCAGCGCTGACCTGGAATCAGAGCAGCGGCCCCTTGCAGATCTGGGCACCGACCTGATAGTTCAGCCCGGTGCCTTTCTGATCTGGCGCTAA
- the argC gene encoding N-acetyl-gamma-glutamyl-phosphate reductase gives MANKRVAVIGASGYGGLQTLRLLHQHPALDVSFLGGERSSGKRWSELVPFLPLAGDPVVQTPDPDAIAAAADFAVLSLPNGLAAQLVPPLLQRGVRVVDLSADYRFSSLGRWQEVYASEAREVPRSDDDLCAEAVYGLPEWEAEAIRTARLIAAPGCFPTASLLGLLPFLKQGLIDTTGIVIDAKTGTSGGGRAAKEHLLLAECSEAVAPYGVVGHRHTSEIEQLASRVAGHEIQLQFTPHLMPMVRGLLATVYCRLRDPGLTAEDCATLLASAYRQAPCVEVLPVGTYPSTKWVRQTNRALLSVQVDPRTGQLIVMAAIDNLVKGQAGQGVQCLNLMAGLEPTAGLPLLPFYP, from the coding sequence ATGGCCAACAAGCGTGTTGCGGTGATCGGGGCCAGTGGCTACGGAGGCCTGCAGACCCTGCGCCTGCTCCACCAGCACCCTGCCCTGGATGTCAGCTTCTTGGGCGGCGAGCGCAGCAGCGGCAAGCGCTGGAGTGAGCTGGTGCCCTTTTTGCCCCTGGCCGGCGACCCGGTGGTGCAAACCCCAGACCCCGATGCCATCGCAGCGGCGGCCGATTTCGCGGTGCTGAGCCTGCCCAACGGACTGGCGGCCCAGCTGGTGCCGCCCCTGCTGCAGCGGGGTGTGCGGGTGGTTGATCTTTCCGCCGACTACCGCTTCAGCAGCCTCGGCCGTTGGCAGGAGGTGTATGCCAGCGAGGCCCGGGAGGTGCCCCGCAGCGATGACGACCTCTGCGCTGAGGCCGTCTATGGCCTGCCCGAATGGGAGGCGGAGGCGATTCGCACCGCCCGCTTAATAGCTGCTCCTGGCTGTTTCCCCACGGCCTCCCTGCTGGGGCTGCTGCCGTTCTTGAAGCAGGGTCTGATCGACACCACCGGCATTGTCATCGACGCCAAAACCGGCACCTCCGGAGGTGGTCGGGCTGCCAAGGAGCACCTGCTGCTGGCGGAATGCTCCGAGGCGGTTGCTCCCTATGGGGTGGTTGGCCATCGCCACACCAGTGAGATTGAGCAGCTGGCTAGCCGGGTGGCGGGCCATGAGATCCAGCTGCAGTTCACCCCGCACCTGATGCCGATGGTGCGTGGCCTGCTGGCCACCGTCTACTGCCGTCTGCGCGACCCGGGCCTTACCGCTGAAGACTGCGCCACTCTGCTGGCGTCGGCCTACCGCCAGGCCCCCTGCGTTGAGGTGCTGCCGGTGGGCACATATCCCTCCACTAAATGGGTGCGCCAGACCAACCGGGCCCTGCTCTCGGTGCAGGTGGATCCCCGCACCGGCCAGCTGATCGTGATGGCTGCCATCGACAACCTGGTCAAGGGCCAGGCCGGTCAGGGGGTGCAATGTCTCAACCTGATGGCCGGGCTTGAGCCCACCGCCGGCCTGCCGTTGCTGCCCTTCTATCCCTGA
- the purN gene encoding phosphoribosylglycinamide formyltransferase: MPAFSDPSDQETCVQWPLPPELPADWASAQPILRLGVMASGAGSNFEALVQACAEGRLQAEVALLVVNNPGCGAQQRAERLAIPCQVHDHRRVASREALDEALVAAFQAASVDVVVMAGWMRVVTPTLIGAFPERLINIHPSLLPSFRGLDAVGQALASGVTLTGCTAHQVCEEVDAGRILVQAAVPVLATDDHASLSARIQRQEHRILPLAVALTAQHLTAQHLAAQHLAAQG; the protein is encoded by the coding sequence ATGCCCGCTTTTTCAGACCCTAGCGATCAAGAGACCTGCGTCCAGTGGCCATTGCCACCGGAATTGCCAGCGGATTGGGCCAGCGCCCAGCCAATCCTGCGGCTAGGGGTGATGGCTTCCGGAGCCGGCAGCAACTTTGAAGCCCTGGTGCAAGCCTGCGCTGAAGGCAGGCTCCAGGCAGAGGTGGCCCTGCTGGTGGTCAACAACCCCGGCTGCGGTGCCCAGCAACGGGCCGAGCGCCTCGCCATACCTTGCCAAGTGCATGACCACCGCAGGGTGGCCAGCCGCGAGGCCCTCGACGAGGCCCTGGTGGCGGCTTTTCAGGCAGCCTCCGTTGATGTGGTGGTGATGGCGGGCTGGATGCGCGTCGTGACGCCCACCCTGATCGGCGCCTTCCCCGAGCGCCTGATCAACATTCATCCCTCGCTGCTGCCCAGCTTCCGCGGCCTTGATGCGGTGGGCCAGGCCCTGGCGTCGGGGGTCACCCTGACCGGTTGCACTGCCCACCAGGTGTGCGAGGAGGTTGATGCAGGGCGAATCCTGGTGCAGGCGGCGGTGCCGGTGTTAGCAACGGACGACCACGCCAGCCTCAGCGCCCGCATCCAGCGCCAGGAGCACCGCATCCTGCCCCTGGCGGTAGCCCTCACCGCCCAGCACCTCACCGCCCAGCACCTCGCAGCTCAGCACCTCGCAGCTCAGGGATAG
- a CDS encoding DUF1257 domain-containing protein — MSHLTILPTVLRDAEGLAASLVALGHTPIYGGVLKGFAAERQPVLLQVVLPGGERLGWQRHRDGSLALVGDLQRLSRSQSLQRLLGAITRRYAAELALRQAASAFPGAQVSVAS, encoded by the coding sequence GTGTCCCACCTCACCATCCTGCCCACAGTGCTGCGCGATGCCGAGGGGCTCGCAGCCAGCTTGGTGGCCCTGGGCCACACCCCCATCTATGGCGGGGTGCTTAAGGGCTTTGCCGCCGAGCGCCAGCCAGTTCTTTTGCAAGTTGTTTTGCCGGGTGGTGAAAGGTTGGGCTGGCAGCGCCACCGCGACGGCTCCCTTGCCCTGGTCGGCGACCTGCAGCGCCTCAGCCGCTCCCAGAGCCTGCAGCGCCTGCTGGGCGCCATCACCCGCCGCTACGCCGCCGAGCTGGCCCTGCGCCAGGCCGCCAGCGCCTTTCCTGGGGCCCAGGTGAGCGTGGCGTCCTGA
- a CDS encoding M61 family metallopeptidase, with the protein MPELHLDLTACHQHLVRVRLLHTPRQLSLRLALPAWTPGSYLIRDYVRQLEGLEITQAVHQLEARRTSPSSWQLELPSLDQVEISYAVLAAELTVRTCHLDGDHGFLALAAVVLELEGERWSPHRLQLSLPPSWEAFVPLPELQGSPQGWLAADFDQLIDSPVEVGPHRPHHFSVAGVPHRWVSWGRDLQGADLLDSDPQLLSDLEKVCLACCRLMGVERPAADHYLFVLHLTESGYGGLEHDCSTVLQFGRRVLAKPDGRRKLLQLAAHEYLHQWNVRRLRPAELSPYRYDQAVVVPTLWFAEGITSYVDQLLPHCAGCSSEAELLEDLGADLSRYLLSAGRRLQSLRASSEEAWVKLYRPDAYSPNSQVSYYLKGAVLALVLDLHLRRAGSGLPVVLRQLWASHGAVGRGYQEADLIAAFASQAPDLAELLPRWLSSCEDPPLFGYLADVGLRLEPRLASSQELGCRLEPGSGGLVLQRLGRDGPAQRAGLVVGDEWIALDGLRLRSIDDLMVQLQPEAPLIPHQLLFCRDGLVRSTVLLPTAPAVESWQLQLDPATTDPGCAERRRRWLGLEAA; encoded by the coding sequence GTGCCTGAGCTGCATCTCGACCTCACCGCCTGCCACCAGCACCTGGTGCGGGTCCGCTTGCTCCACACTCCCCGCCAGCTGAGCCTGCGCCTGGCCCTGCCGGCCTGGACTCCCGGCTCCTACCTGATCCGCGACTATGTGCGTCAGCTTGAGGGTCTGGAAATCACTCAAGCTGTACACCAGCTGGAGGCGCGCCGCACCAGCCCGAGCAGTTGGCAGCTAGAGCTGCCCAGCCTCGATCAAGTTGAAATCAGCTACGCGGTGCTGGCCGCCGAGCTCACGGTGCGCACCTGTCATCTCGACGGCGACCACGGCTTTCTTGCTTTGGCAGCCGTGGTTCTGGAGCTGGAGGGGGAGCGTTGGTCGCCCCACCGGCTGCAGCTCAGTCTTCCGCCCAGCTGGGAGGCCTTCGTGCCCCTGCCAGAGCTGCAGGGCTCGCCGCAGGGCTGGCTTGCCGCCGATTTCGACCAACTAATCGATTCGCCGGTGGAGGTCGGTCCCCATCGCCCCCATCACTTCAGCGTCGCCGGTGTGCCCCACCGCTGGGTGAGTTGGGGCCGCGATCTGCAAGGCGCTGATCTGCTCGACAGTGATCCCCAGCTGCTCAGCGATCTCGAAAAGGTTTGCCTGGCCTGCTGCCGGTTGATGGGCGTGGAGCGACCCGCGGCCGACCACTACCTGTTTGTGCTGCACCTCACTGAAAGCGGTTATGGCGGCCTGGAGCACGACTGCAGCACGGTGTTGCAGTTTGGCCGCCGGGTCCTGGCCAAGCCTGATGGGCGCCGCAAGTTGCTGCAGCTAGCCGCCCATGAATACCTGCACCAGTGGAACGTGCGCCGGCTGCGGCCCGCCGAATTAAGCCCCTATCGCTACGACCAGGCGGTGGTGGTGCCCACCCTCTGGTTTGCCGAGGGAATCACCAGCTATGTGGATCAGCTGTTGCCCCACTGCGCCGGCTGCAGCAGCGAGGCGGAGCTGCTCGAGGATCTGGGCGCGGATCTGAGCCGCTATCTGCTCAGTGCTGGGCGGCGCTTGCAGAGCCTGCGCGCCAGCAGTGAGGAGGCCTGGGTAAAGCTCTACCGCCCCGATGCCTACTCCCCCAACAGCCAGGTCAGCTACTACCTCAAGGGTGCGGTGCTGGCCCTGGTGCTGGACCTGCACCTACGCCGTGCCGGCAGCGGCCTGCCCGTGGTGCTGCGGCAGCTTTGGGCCAGCCATGGCGCCGTGGGGCGGGGTTACCAGGAGGCAGACCTGATTGCTGCCTTTGCCAGCCAGGCGCCTGATCTAGCTGAGCTTTTGCCCCGCTGGCTCAGCTCCTGTGAGGATCCGCCCCTATTTGGCTATCTGGCCGATGTGGGCCTGCGGCTTGAACCCCGGCTGGCCTCCAGCCAGGAGCTGGGCTGCCGCTTGGAGCCAGGCAGCGGTGGCTTGGTGCTGCAGCGGTTGGGCCGCGATGGACCGGCCCAACGGGCGGGGCTGGTAGTGGGCGATGAATGGATTGCCCTCGATGGCCTGCGCCTGCGCAGCATTGACGATTTGATGGTGCAGCTGCAGCCGGAGGCTCCCCTGATTCCGCACCAGCTGCTGTTCTGCCGGGACGGTTTGGTGCGCAGCACCGTGCTGCTGCCAACGGCACCAGCAGTGGAGAGCTGGCAGCTTCAGCTCGATCCCGCCACTACTGATCCCGGCTGTGCTGAGCGCCGCCGCCGCTGGCTGGGCCTTGAGGCGGCATGA
- a CDS encoding N-acetylmuramoyl-L-alanine amidase: MNSNPRPLWLALGAGAMLALGGLGWLARDLSAQPSGGQKRPSLLELLQEVRQAPAAPEPGRRAAPGPPAHRPWQSPLRASCAPGDPAQRLRLQQLAERVQTSPARVQIHPTNFGERFNRDAYGNPVDPTPQLVVLHETVYGIGSAINTFVTPHPRDEDQVSYHTLIGGDGSVVQVLDPSKRAFGAGNSAFKGRWDVTNAKVGGSINNFALHISLETPLDGEDDGPAHSGYTSAQYDALAALLAGWMQRFPIPPSNITTHRAVDLGGERADPRSFRWSEMQTRLQNLGLLCKN, encoded by the coding sequence ATGAATTCCAACCCCCGGCCTCTCTGGCTTGCCCTAGGCGCCGGCGCCATGCTCGCCCTGGGCGGGCTTGGCTGGCTGGCTCGCGACCTCTCAGCCCAACCGAGTGGCGGCCAGAAGCGCCCCAGCCTGCTCGAGCTGCTCCAAGAGGTGCGCCAGGCTCCTGCAGCGCCTGAGCCGGGCCGTCGGGCGGCACCGGGGCCTCCGGCCCATCGGCCCTGGCAATCCCCCCTGCGGGCGAGTTGCGCTCCCGGCGATCCAGCCCAGCGTTTAAGGCTGCAGCAATTGGCAGAAAGGGTCCAAACCTCCCCGGCTCGGGTGCAGATTCACCCCACCAACTTTGGCGAGCGTTTCAATCGTGATGCCTACGGCAATCCGGTGGATCCCACACCCCAGCTGGTGGTCCTGCACGAAACGGTTTATGGCATTGGTTCAGCCATCAACACCTTCGTGACGCCCCATCCCCGCGATGAAGATCAGGTGAGTTACCACACCTTGATTGGTGGCGATGGCTCGGTGGTGCAGGTGCTCGATCCTTCCAAACGGGCCTTCGGGGCTGGTAATTCGGCCTTCAAGGGCCGCTGGGATGTAACGAACGCCAAGGTGGGAGGTTCGATCAACAACTTCGCCCTGCACATCAGCTTGGAAACGCCCCTCGATGGCGAGGACGACGGACCAGCCCATAGCGGTTACACCTCAGCCCAATACGACGCCCTGGCGGCCCTGCTAGCTGGCTGGATGCAGAGGTTCCCCATCCCCCCGTCAAACATCACCACCCATCGGGCCGTGGACCTGGGCGGGGAGCGAGCTGATCCCCGCAGCTTCCGTTGGTCTGAGATGCAAACCCGGCTGCAAAACCTCGGCCTGCTTTGCAAGAATTGA
- a CDS encoding helicase DnaB: MDPGLSGSISSAAGSGQPADPLQFSPDELKELQRRFGVHGPQPRLAQLFTSGLDQFEPLRSHTLGRLVELRPLILAESRRQRINPLLVTAVLFDEMRHAKPGEDLPLAAHSGLFRTHGPAQLSLGEMVHQGLLPANASEAEITEARNQLLDPERNVMLLVGKFARLSRALELPQRPLQASGNPRDAKALATLAYLHNGKLDYPRRILRTMQDPELHALLYATRKQAPAPLI; encoded by the coding sequence ATTGATCCCGGGCTCAGCGGCAGCATCAGCTCCGCTGCCGGCTCGGGGCAACCTGCTGATCCGCTGCAATTTTCACCAGATGAACTGAAGGAGCTGCAGCGCCGCTTTGGTGTCCACGGCCCCCAGCCCCGTCTGGCCCAGTTATTCACCAGTGGTCTCGACCAATTTGAGCCGCTACGCAGCCACACCTTGGGGCGCCTAGTCGAGCTTCGTCCCCTAATCCTGGCTGAATCCCGGCGCCAGAGGATCAATCCCCTGTTGGTGACGGCAGTGTTGTTTGACGAAATGCGGCACGCCAAACCGGGCGAAGATCTGCCCCTAGCGGCCCATTCAGGCTTATTCAGGACCCATGGCCCGGCCCAGCTAAGCCTGGGCGAAATGGTTCACCAGGGCCTTCTGCCGGCCAATGCCTCCGAAGCCGAAATCACCGAGGCCCGCAACCAGCTGCTCGATCCGGAACGCAACGTGATGCTGCTGGTGGGCAAATTCGCCCGCCTCAGCCGCGCCCTCGAGCTGCCCCAGCGCCCCCTGCAGGCCAGCGGCAACCCTCGGGATGCCAAGGCCCTAGCCACCCTGGCCTACCTGCACAACGGCAAGCTCGACTACCCCCGCCGCATCCTGCGCACCATGCAGGATCCCGAACTCCATGCTCTGCTTTATGCCACCCGCAAACAGGCTCCAGCACCGCTGATTTAA
- a CDS encoding glucose-6-phosphate isomerase — translation MLANFDGSNAQIQWQRFCDLLWYESDLGIWLDVSRMAIGQADLDALAPRFDLAFAAMAALEGGVIANPDEQRQVGHYWLRTPELAPDAATTAHINAEVERIETFGREVLDGSLCAPNGQPFTDVLWIGIGGSGLGPLLMVRALQEEGQGLPFHFFDNVDPSGMSRTLAALDGRLATTLVVVVSKSGGTPEPHIGMEQAQARLEARGGQWAGQAVAVTMLDSKLDQVAVAGQWLRRFDMFDWVGGRTSITSAVGLLPAALVGADLRGFLAGAARMDALTRVSDLLRNPAALMAAAWFVAGHGQGKRDMVVLPYRDRLEVFSRYLQQLVMESLGKKHDRGGEVVHQGIAVYGNKGSTDQHAYVQQLRDGIDNFFVTFIEALEEPSDIPPIGDEIPGDFLDGFLQGTRSALMEGGRQSLSITLRRFDATALGALIALFERAVGLYAELVNVNAYDQPGVEAGKKAAALILALQERLEALLSDGQERSLQELQLALGTDSPESLFWILRHLCANPRGYQVTGDWGSPAAMKFAKV, via the coding sequence ATGCTTGCCAATTTTGATGGCTCCAACGCCCAGATCCAATGGCAACGCTTCTGCGACTTGCTTTGGTATGAAAGCGATCTTGGTATCTGGCTCGATGTGAGTCGCATGGCGATCGGCCAGGCCGATCTCGATGCCTTGGCTCCCCGATTCGACCTGGCCTTTGCGGCGATGGCCGCCCTGGAGGGTGGTGTGATCGCCAATCCGGATGAACAGCGCCAGGTTGGCCACTACTGGCTGCGCACCCCAGAGCTGGCACCAGACGCCGCCACCACCGCGCACATCAACGCCGAGGTGGAGCGGATTGAAACCTTTGGCCGCGAGGTGCTCGACGGCAGCCTCTGTGCTCCCAATGGCCAGCCTTTCACCGACGTGCTTTGGATCGGTATTGGCGGTTCTGGCCTCGGCCCGCTGCTGATGGTGCGCGCCCTGCAGGAAGAGGGTCAGGGTCTCCCCTTCCACTTCTTCGACAACGTTGACCCCTCCGGCATGAGCCGCACCTTGGCGGCCCTGGACGGCCGCCTTGCCACCACTTTGGTGGTGGTGGTGAGCAAGTCGGGCGGCACCCCTGAGCCCCACATCGGCATGGAGCAAGCCCAGGCCCGGCTCGAGGCCCGGGGCGGGCAGTGGGCCGGTCAGGCTGTGGCAGTCACCATGCTCGACAGCAAGCTCGACCAGGTGGCTGTGGCCGGTCAGTGGTTGCGCCGCTTTGACATGTTCGATTGGGTGGGCGGTCGTACCAGCATCACCAGTGCCGTTGGCCTGCTGCCGGCTGCCCTGGTGGGTGCCGATCTGCGCGGCTTTCTCGCCGGCGCCGCCCGAATGGACGCCCTGACCCGGGTGTCAGATCTACTCCGTAACCCGGCTGCCCTGATGGCTGCAGCGTGGTTTGTGGCCGGCCATGGCCAGGGCAAGCGCGACATGGTTGTGCTCCCCTATCGCGATCGGCTGGAGGTGTTCAGCCGTTATCTCCAACAGTTGGTGATGGAGAGCCTCGGTAAGAAGCACGACCGCGGCGGTGAGGTGGTGCACCAGGGCATTGCCGTTTACGGCAACAAGGGCTCGACCGACCAGCACGCCTACGTGCAGCAACTGCGCGATGGCATCGACAATTTCTTTGTGACCTTCATCGAGGCCTTGGAAGAGCCCAGCGATATCCCCCCCATCGGTGATGAGATCCCTGGCGACTTCCTCGATGGCTTCCTGCAGGGCACCCGTTCGGCCCTGATGGAAGGGGGCCGCCAGAGCCTCTCGATCACCCTGCGCCGCTTTGATGCCACAGCCCTCGGTGCCTTGATCGCCCTGTTTGAGCGCGCCGTCGGTCTCTACGCCGAACTGGTAAACGTCAACGCCTACGACCAGCCGGGGGTGGAGGCCGGCAAAAAGGCAGCAGCCCTGATCCTGGCCCTGCAGGAGCGGCTCGAAGCCCTGCTCAGCGATGGCCAGGAGCGCAGTTTGCAGGAGTTGCAGCTGGCCTTGGGTACGGACAGCCCAGAGAGCCTGTTCTGGATCCTGCGCCACCTTTGCGCCAATCCCCGCGGCTATCAGGTGACTGGTGACTGGGGTTCTCCGGCGGCGATGAAGTTCGCCAAGGTCTGA
- the recQ gene encoding DNA helicase RecQ, which translates to MPEPVATSPASPGQVLREVFGYGAFRGPQQEIVEHVVAGGSALVLMPTGGGKSLCYQIPALCRAGTAVVISPLIALMQDQVEGLLQAGVRAAALHSGCSAEETANTWRLLRAGQLDLVYLSPERLLAGDTLERLAALPLALFAIDEAHCVSQWGHDFRPEYLQLSVLAQRFPAVPRLALTATADPRTRDEIRARLQLEQGRVFLASFDRPNIRYLLRDKDDVRRQLLELLADHRGASGIVYARSRNRVDGFCRDLQAAGYDAVAYHAGLDGAVRSAALERFRRESGVVVVATIAFGMGIDKPDVRFVAHVDLPKSLEAYYQETGRAGRDGLPALAWMVHGGGDVPQLRRFIDDSDAEQHQKRVEHGKLDALIGFTEASGCRRQVLLSHFGEALPEPCGNCDLCLEPDTAVDATESVRKALSAVYRTGSRFGAAHLVDVLLGADTARIRELGHQQLGVYGIGKELDRGQWRSLFRQLVAQGLLQADSERYGALGFGEDGRLKPLLRGETQLLLRLPPAKRERRRQPGVSPAPAAAELKPDEAPVLQALKDWRREQARQQGVPPYVVFHDRTLVEVVARRPRSLEQLAGIGGVGQAKLDRYGAALLASLDTALLHQETQTPAS; encoded by the coding sequence ATGCCAGAGCCCGTTGCGACGAGCCCGGCCTCTCCCGGGCAGGTGCTGCGCGAGGTTTTTGGCTATGGCGCTTTTCGCGGGCCCCAGCAGGAGATTGTTGAGCATGTGGTGGCTGGTGGCTCGGCCCTGGTGCTGATGCCCACCGGTGGGGGCAAATCGCTTTGCTACCAGATCCCGGCCCTTTGCCGAGCCGGAACGGCGGTGGTGATTTCGCCCCTGATCGCCCTGATGCAAGACCAGGTTGAGGGGCTGCTTCAGGCGGGGGTGCGGGCTGCGGCGCTGCACTCGGGCTGTAGCGCTGAGGAAACCGCCAACACCTGGCGCTTGCTGCGGGCGGGCCAACTGGACTTGGTCTACCTATCTCCCGAGCGCTTGCTGGCGGGGGACACCCTCGAGCGGCTGGCTGCCCTACCCCTGGCCCTGTTTGCCATTGATGAGGCCCACTGCGTTTCCCAGTGGGGGCATGACTTCCGCCCGGAATACCTGCAGCTTTCGGTGCTGGCCCAGCGATTTCCCGCCGTGCCTCGGCTGGCACTCACCGCAACGGCCGATCCCCGCACCCGAGACGAGATCCGCGCCCGGCTGCAGCTGGAGCAGGGGCGGGTGTTTCTGGCCAGCTTTGATCGCCCCAACATCCGCTATTTGCTGCGCGATAAGGACGACGTCCGCCGCCAATTGCTTGAGCTGCTCGCCGATCACCGCGGCGCTTCAGGAATCGTGTATGCCCGCTCCCGCAACCGGGTGGATGGCTTCTGCCGCGATCTGCAGGCGGCGGGATATGACGCCGTTGCCTATCACGCCGGATTGGATGGGGCGGTGCGCAGCGCCGCGCTGGAGCGCTTCCGGCGCGAAAGCGGTGTGGTGGTGGTTGCCACGATCGCTTTTGGCATGGGCATCGACAAGCCGGATGTGCGCTTTGTGGCCCACGTGGACCTGCCCAAAAGCCTGGAGGCCTACTACCAGGAAACCGGCCGCGCCGGTCGGGATGGCCTGCCGGCCCTGGCCTGGATGGTGCATGGCGGCGGCGATGTGCCCCAGCTGCGCCGCTTCATCGACGACTCCGACGCGGAGCAGCATCAAAAACGGGTTGAGCACGGCAAGCTCGATGCCCTGATTGGTTTCACCGAGGCGAGCGGCTGCCGCCGTCAGGTGTTGCTCAGCCACTTCGGCGAGGCCCTGCCCGAACCCTGTGGCAATTGCGATCTCTGCCTTGAGCCAGATACGGCCGTCGATGCCACCGAGTCGGTGCGCAAGGCCCTATCAGCTGTGTACCGCACGGGCAGCCGCTTTGGTGCCGCCCATTTGGTGGATGTGCTGCTGGGGGCAGATACGGCCCGAATTCGCGAGCTCGGCCACCAGCAGCTGGGTGTGTATGGCATTGGCAAGGAGCTTGATCGCGGCCAGTGGCGCAGCCTGTTTCGCCAGCTGGTGGCCCAGGGGTTGCTGCAGGCCGACTCCGAGCGCTACGGGGCTCTGGGATTCGGCGAGGACGGGCGGCTCAAGCCTTTGCTGCGGGGTGAGACCCAGCTGCTGCTGCGGCTGCCACCAGCGAAGCGAGAGCGCCGCCGCCAGCCTGGGGTGAGCCCGGCTCCTGCTGCGGCAGAGCTGAAGCCTGATGAGGCGCCCGTGTTGCAGGCGCTGAAGGATTGGCGCCGCGAGCAAGCGCGGCAGCAGGGAGTGCCGCCCTACGTGGTGTTTCACGACCGCACCCTGGTGGAGGTGGTGGCCCGCCGGCCCCGCTCCCTGGAGCAGCTGGCCGGGATCGGCGGTGTGGGCCAGGCCAAGCTCGATCGCTATGGCGCGGCGCTACTAGCCAGCTTGGATACTGCGCTTTTGCATCAAGAGACACAAACGCCAGCTTCATGA
- a CDS encoding chlorophyll a/b-binding protein — translation MADSASRFGFVAFAETWNGRLAMLGFVIGLGTELLTGQGILGQIGLG, via the coding sequence ATGGCTGACTCCGCTTCCCGCTTCGGCTTCGTTGCCTTTGCAGAAACCTGGAATGGCCGCCTGGCCATGCTCGGTTTCGTGATCGGCTTGGGCACCGAGCTGCTTACTGGCCAAGGCATCCTGGGCCAGATTGGTCTGGGCTGA